One genomic window of Kosmotoga olearia TBF 19.5.1 includes the following:
- a CDS encoding diguanylate cyclase domain-containing protein, producing the protein MNKLPMEHRYFEKLFESSPEGIVICDEKNRILRANPKFCEMFGYQYDEVIGHFVDDIVAKDPELKAEAMQITKITLSGKNISNETIRQRKDGTRLPVSILSAPIYDGKKVVGVVGIYRDITELKESQKKLLESLRKNQALLNAIPDMIFVISRDGTYLNFKADRKDLLAIPPEKIIGNNIKNTGFDHKTLNQLFEGIEKALDTNEVQTVEYSSKTFTGLGYFEARIVALNEKEVLMLVRDITEQKKNQLRLERFAIFHRALTEMFNEILQMELDENPYQRLVEHAVEVVPGAEAGSLLMKDETGVFRLVAAVGYNLEKLKKIFFKPEELAQGNTDNVLIVTDLVSIDKNLDAERLEILKKYGRIDEIKTMLSIPVKINGEPVAYFCLDSFSSSNAFDEDSIEMAKILSQQVAVILKRIKLEEELRRQKKQLKFMSEHDPLTDLPNRRLFAERAKQYIALAKRRKSPLSILYLDLNHFKEVNDSFGHDVGDLVLKKITKRFKSCLREGDLVARLGGDEFVFALPDTDAENAAKVAKRIIEVIEKPINIKGKSVKISGSIGVAVFPDDGENIDQLLKHADMNMYRDKRLKCNNGEERNIRILENSNDRN; encoded by the coding sequence ATGAACAAGCTTCCGATGGAGCACCGATATTTCGAGAAACTCTTTGAAAGCAGCCCTGAAGGGATTGTAATTTGCGATGAGAAAAATCGTATCCTTCGAGCGAACCCAAAATTCTGCGAAATGTTCGGTTACCAATACGATGAAGTTATTGGACATTTCGTGGATGACATAGTCGCTAAAGACCCGGAATTAAAAGCCGAGGCAATGCAAATAACAAAAATCACTCTCTCTGGAAAAAACATAAGCAATGAAACCATAAGACAAAGAAAAGACGGAACACGTTTACCTGTATCAATTCTTAGTGCACCTATCTATGATGGAAAAAAAGTTGTCGGGGTAGTTGGTATTTACAGAGATATAACAGAACTAAAAGAATCCCAGAAAAAACTACTCGAAAGTCTGAGAAAAAACCAGGCTCTCTTAAACGCCATCCCTGATATGATCTTTGTTATCTCAAGAGACGGTACCTATCTGAATTTTAAGGCAGACAGAAAAGATTTACTGGCAATACCACCGGAAAAAATCATTGGCAACAACATAAAAAATACTGGTTTTGATCATAAAACCCTGAATCAGTTATTTGAGGGAATTGAAAAAGCACTCGATACCAATGAGGTACAGACTGTTGAGTATTCATCGAAAACGTTTACCGGTCTAGGTTATTTTGAAGCCAGAATAGTAGCATTGAACGAAAAAGAAGTTTTGATGCTGGTAAGAGATATCACTGAACAAAAAAAGAACCAGCTCAGGCTGGAGCGTTTTGCCATATTTCACCGCGCCCTCACAGAAATGTTCAACGAGATACTCCAAATGGAATTAGACGAAAATCCCTATCAAAGATTGGTGGAACACGCGGTTGAGGTAGTCCCAGGTGCTGAAGCAGGAAGCCTTCTGATGAAAGATGAAACAGGGGTCTTTCGGCTTGTTGCTGCTGTTGGATACAACCTTGAGAAATTGAAAAAAATCTTCTTCAAACCGGAAGAACTGGCGCAGGGAAATACAGATAATGTGTTGATTGTTACTGACCTCGTTAGCATAGACAAAAATCTCGACGCTGAAAGATTGGAAATCCTGAAAAAATACGGGCGCATTGATGAAATCAAAACCATGCTTTCCATTCCGGTCAAAATAAATGGTGAACCCGTAGCTTATTTCTGCCTCGACAGTTTTAGTAGCTCGAACGCTTTCGATGAAGATTCCATAGAAATGGCAAAGATATTAAGCCAGCAGGTTGCCGTTATTTTGAAGAGAATAAAACTAGAGGAGGAACTTAGAAGACAAAAGAAACAATTGAAATTCATGTCCGAACACGATCCACTGACTGATCTGCCAAACCGACGCTTATTCGCCGAAAGAGCCAAACAGTACATTGCTCTTGCGAAACGGAGAAAATCACCTTTGAGTATTCTATATCTTGATTTGAATCACTTCAAAGAAGTAAACGATTCATTCGGACATGATGTTGGCGATTTGGTTCTCAAAAAAATTACCAAAAGATTCAAATCCTGTTTGAGAGAGGGTGATCTTGTCGCCCGCCTTGGTGGAGACGAGTTTGTATTCGCATTGCCGGACACAGATGCTGAAAATGCGGCAAAGGTAGCTAAACGCATAATTGAAGTTATAGAAAAACCAATAAACATCAAAGGCAAAAGTGTGAAAATCAGTGGAAGTATAGGTGTTGCCGTATTTCCAGATGATGGTGAAAATATTGACCAACTCCTGAAACATGCCGATATGAATATGTACCGTGATAAAAGATTAAAATGCAATAACGGAGAAGAAAGGAACATAAGAATTCTGGAGAATTCAAATGACAGGAATTGA
- the cas2 gene encoding CRISPR-associated endonuclease Cas2 — protein sequence MYVLIVYDIGEKRVNRVLKVCRRYLDWVQNSVLEGEITKTNLETLKSQLKRIIKVEEDSVRIYKLRTENDVNLEILGIDKKQVFDDGII from the coding sequence GTGTACGTTTTGATTGTGTACGACATAGGAGAGAAGCGGGTAAACAGAGTCTTGAAAGTTTGCCGCCGTTATCTAGATTGGGTACAAAACTCTGTACTTGAAGGCGAAATAACCAAAACAAATCTTGAAACGTTGAAATCACAGCTAAAACGCATAATAAAAGTTGAAGAAGATTCTGTTCGAATATACAAGCTTCGGACTGAGAATGATGTTAATCTCGAAATACTCGGAATAGATAAAAAACAAGTATTTGATGATGGAATTATTTAA